One region of Solanum pennellii chromosome 6, SPENNV200 genomic DNA includes:
- the LOC107022720 gene encoding gibberellin 3-beta-dioxygenase 1-like, with translation MPSRISDSFRPHHSQKHFDLNLIKELPESHAWTSSNDHYTQENSCNFESIPVIDLDNNNNNNNNNILDHIGHACKKWGAFQIINHSISEKLLQDIEVAGKTLFSLPMQQKLKAARSPDGVTGYGVARISSFFSKLMWSEGFTIVGSPIEHARQLWPKDYNKFCEVIEEYEKEMEKLAGRLMWLILGSLGITKDDVKWAVGPKGETKEGCAALQLNSYPACPDPGRAMGLAAHTDSTILTILHQNNTSGLQVYQEGNGWVTVPPIPGALVVNVGDLLHILSNGSYPSVLHRAIVNRTRYRLSIAYLYGPPSGVRVSPLSKLVDHRHPPLYRAVTWSEYLGTKAKYFDKALSSVRLFVPLSGFSDAKDHNGVQVG, from the exons ATGCCTTCAAGAATCTCAGATTCTTTTAGACCTCATCACTCTCAAAAACACTTTGacttgaatttaattaaagagTTACCAGAATCCCATGCATGGACATCATCAAATGATCATTATACTCAAGAAAATTCATGTAATTTCGAGTCTATTCCAGTGATCGACCTcgataacaacaataacaataataataataatattcttgATCATATAGGTCATGCATGCAAGAAATGGGGTGCATTTCAAATTATAAACCATAGTATATCAGAGAAATTACTACAAGATATTGAAGTGGCTGGAAAAACCCTATTTTCACTTCCTATGCAACAAAAATTAAAGGCTGCTCGCTCTCCTGATGGTGTCACTGGCTATGGCGTAGCTCGAATTTCGTCTTTTTTCTCAAAGCTCATGTGGTCTGAAGGGTTCACCATTGTTGGTTCCCCAATTGAACATGCTCGACAACTTTGGCCTAAAGATTACAACAAATTCTG tgAAGTAATAGAAGAATATGAAAAGGAAATGGAAAAGCTAGCAGGAAGATTAATGTGGCTTATACTTGGGTCATTAGGAATAACAAAAGATGATGTAAAATGGGCCGTAGGCCCAAAAGGTGAAACCAAAGAAGGATGTGCTGCCTTACAACTAAATTCATACCCGGCATGTCCGGATCCGGGTCGGGCCATGGGTCTTGCAGCACATACGGATTCTACCATATTAACAATCCTTCACCAAAACAACACAAGTGGTTTACAAGTTTACCAAGAAGGAAATGGGTGGGTCACTGTCCCTCCAATACCCGGGGCATTAGTAGTTAATGTAGGTGACTTATTACACATACTCTCAAACGGGTCATACCCGAGTGTTTTACATCGGGCGATTGTAAACCGGACACGATATCGACTTTCTATAGCTTATTTATATGGTCCACCGTCGGGGGTGAGAGTCTCACCCCTGTCGAAATTGGTGGACCATAGGCACCCACCCTTGTATAGGGCAGTGACATGGAGTGAGTATTTAGGTACTAAGGCCAAATATTTTGATAAGGCACTTTCATCTGTACGGCTTTTTGTCCCTTTGAGTGGATTTTCTGATGCCAAAGATCATAATGGGGTACAAGTTGGATAA